CCCGGCTGATCCAGTGTGAACTGCTTAAAAAAGTTCCACATGCGTGTGTTGGCATCGAAGTTGGTAATCAGCTTTCCTGTTCCCAACCGCGGGGTGACATCGATTCCCCCAGGCCACGTATGGCCCCCTTCACGCAACATATATAGCTCGATCGGAGCGCCCGTCTGACCCTCAGGTGGAGAAAAATGCTCGTGGAGGAAGTCGGGCTGGTCTTCGGTCAGCGACGGCTTGACGGCACAATGATTTACGCCGCACCACCAGGAAATGACATCCTTCACGGCGCGGTGATTGATCTTTGAGAACGCGTTTGGGCCAACACCGCCAGCAAACGGCGCATTGGGATCGAGCAGGCCGTGTATGTGCATTAACGGCACCGGACGTGTTGGCATTGGGCCGTCAACTCCCAATGTCGTCGCGACACCACATAACGCGGTCACACGCTGAGGCCGTTCGCATGCATATCGGTACGCCATCATCGACCCGTTGCTCATGCCCGTCAGGTAGATACGACGCGTGTCGACGGCGTACTGTTTGGGCAAATCATCAAGCAGCTTGTCGAGAAAGCCGACGTCATCAATTTTCCACTTCACCGCATAAGCACAGCAGAGCCCCGCGTTCCAGGTGTAGAATCGACCGCCACCGGATGTTCCTTCGGGATAAACGACGAGAAATCCATTCTTGTCCGCACAGGCATCCATCTGCGTCTGCTTGCGATGGGCGGTTGCATTTCCGCCTCCGCCGTGCAAATTCACGACAACCGGTAACGGGGTCTTCGCGTCATACTGGCTGGGCAAATGGACCTCATAAGTCCGCGTCCGGCCATCATGATTCAACGAATGACTGAAATCAGATTGTTTGGCGCGCGGGGATTGAGCACGCAAATACGATCGAAACGCGATGAAGGACACGACAATGAGTCCAAGCAGAAACAGTGATTTCGACATTTGAAGAGTCTCCTGACGTCGTGACATCTCCGGGCTTCAATTTGTCCTCAGTTGCCGCGTCATGGGGAATTGCTCGTCGGGGCAGCGCCGGCTGAACGCTTTCCAAGTCGCGATCGGAACGGCGAGATCACCAGATTCTCGCAGATTGTGTCAGGTGGAAGACTCAGGCAAAAGAGAATCATCTGTGCCACGCGTTCGGGAGGAAGTGCGCCCGCCGGTGCCGACTGCACGACATTGTTCTGCTGCCACAAAGGCGTATCGACGGCGTCGGGCAAAATGACCTGAACGCGGACATTAAA
This genomic interval from Schlesneria paludicola DSM 18645 contains the following:
- a CDS encoding alpha/beta hydrolase family esterase yields the protein MSKSLFLLGLIVVSFIAFRSYLRAQSPRAKQSDFSHSLNHDGRTRTYEVHLPSQYDAKTPLPVVVNLHGGGGNATAHRKQTQMDACADKNGFLVVYPEGTSGGGRFYTWNAGLCCAYAVKWKIDDVGFLDKLLDDLPKQYAVDTRRIYLTGMSNGSMMAYRYACERPQRVTALCGVATTLGVDGPMPTRPVPLMHIHGLLDPNAPFAGGVGPNAFSKINHRAVKDVISWWCGVNHCAVKPSLTEDQPDFLHEHFSPPEGQTGAPIELYMLREGGHTWPGGIDVTPRLGTGKLITNFDANTRMWNFFKQFTLDQPGSM